The following proteins come from a genomic window of Dreissena polymorpha isolate Duluth1 chromosome 1, UMN_Dpol_1.0, whole genome shotgun sequence:
- the LOC127853682 gene encoding alpha-(1,3)-fucosyltransferase fut-5-like — MALWRKCTFQRRKIFVIAGICILCGTAFMTQYVQDIDSKTAPRRMGPLGPLSPPSKTSKLQKVILYWIPFNGNLWIESEKTLVTEQCPDSCAVITDKNDIENADAVNFHLVDLWPDNWNIGTSETIPFPSYRRSDQVWILTNQEPPTHMFGNLRVFNGLFNWTAWYRSDSVVQLPYGLPVALTEQESTRMQQTTSKRNFFKEKTKEITGRISNCKDQGKRYRLIRELQTYLDIDMYGGCYNNSCYGENCSHDLHKYKFYLSFENARCKDYVTEKYWEALRRNQIPIVNWNYSNINRTLVIPGSFISIYDFPSIRDFASYIQKVGSNETLYNSYFEWKNHYKDQTRCSSCEICSRLHSNTSIHVIKDLDKWVRNDICPKVEVFNNLLDKIDRRLFEWGW; from the exons ATGGCTTTATGGAGAAAATGTACATTTCAAAGAAGGAAGATATTTGTAATAGCAGGCATATGTATTCTATGTGGTACAGCCTTCATGACGCAATACGTACAAGATATTGATTCAAAAACCGCTCCTAGAAGAATGGGTCCGTTGGGTCCCTTAAGCCCGCCATCGAAAACATCAAAACTACAAAAGGTGATCCTTTATTGGATACCGTTCAACGGAAACCTTTGGATAGAGTCTGAGAAAACACTTGTCACGGAACAATGTCCTGACTCATGCGCAGTGAtcactgataaaaatgacattgaaaatGCCGACGCAGTGAATTTTCATCTTGTTGACCTATGGCCGGATAACTGGAATATTGGAACGTCGGAAACGATCCCTTTTCCGTCATACCGCCGAAGCGACCAAGTATGGATATTGACCAATCAGGAACCCCCTACCCATATGTTCGGGAATCTCCGTGTATTTAACGGTCTTTTTAACTGGACAGCGTGGTATCGGAGTGACTCCGTAGTTCAGCTGCCTTACGGTTTGCCTGTTGCATTGACCGAACAAGAATCTACACGAATGCAACAAACGACTTCAAAGAGAAacttttttaaagagaaaactaAAGAAATTACAGGCAGGATAAGTAACTGTAAGGACCAGGGGAAAAGGTATCGCCTTATACGAGAATTACAGACGTATCTTGATATAGACATGTATGGTGGGTGTTATAATAACAGCTGTTATGGCGAAAATTGCTCTcacgatttacataaatataaattctATTTATCCTTCGAAAATGCTAGATGTAAAGATTACGTGACTGAAAAATACTGGGAAGCGCTCCGTAGGAATCAGATTCCCATCGTAAACTGGAATTACTCGAATATAAATCGGACTTTAGTAATTCCAGGTTCGTTTATCAGCATCTATGACTTTCCAAGTATACGGGACTTTGCTTCCTACATACAAAAAGTGGGCTCAAACGAGACGTTGTACAACAGCTACTTCGAATGGAAAAACCACTACAAGGATCAAACAAGATGCAGCAGCTGCGAGATTTGTAGCCGGTTGCACAGCAACACGTCCATTCACGTGATTAAGGATCTGGACAAATGGGTTCGAAATGATATATGTCCAAAAGTTGAG GTATTCAACAACCTTCTCGACAAAATTGACCGGCGTTTGTTTGAGTGGGGCTGGTAG